Proteins from a single region of Pyrus communis chromosome 6, drPyrComm1.1, whole genome shotgun sequence:
- the LOC137736462 gene encoding cytochrome P450 CYP749A22-like has protein sequence MTTISSLLCLVLLVLLALVKIFHKLWWTPTRIQKFMALQGIKGPPYRLVHGNTKEILRMQKQNLGSPKKLSHDILCAVQPHVHTWSNIYGKIYLQWHNSQAQLVIMEPELCKEILNNKDRAYPKKEFGNFEKKIVGDGMATALNVAKWMKLRKIANHAFHGESLKSMIPTMVACTEIMLERWKNHEGKEIEVFEELRLFTSEVIAKTAFGSNHGEGQNIFEMLMKLFFIALKNIFTIRPPGMMSKLYKTSDEAEAERIEKRMHKSLFEIIKRREEKATTGNNDGFGSDYLGLLLKAHHDANEKERISVDDMIDECKTFYFAGQETTNIELAWIVFLLAVHTDWQEEARKEVLELFGKQNPSPEGIAKLKTMSMIINESLRLYPPAVSIERKVDREVRLGNFIIPANVELVIPILAIHHEPEFWGQDAQLFKPERFARGVAKATNSNIATYIPFGMGPRTCVGMDFAIIEVKIALSMILQRYSFTLSPAYVHSHVRFILRPQHGVQIILHPLVNCP, from the exons CTGCAGGGAATCAAAGGCCCTCCTTACAGACTCGTCCATGGAAACACCAAAGAAATCTTGAGAATGCAGAAACAAAACTTGGGCAGCCCCAAAAAGTTGTCGCACGATATATTATGTGCGGTCCAGCCTCATGTTCACACATGGAGCAATATATACG GGAAGATTTATCTTCAATGGCATAATTCTCAAGCTCAGTTGGTAATTATGGAACCCGAGTTGTGCAAAGAGATACTCAATAACAAAGACAGAGCTTATCCGAAAAAGGAGTTCGGTAACTTTGAGAAGAAGATAGTAGGAGATGGCATGGCGACCGCATTAAATGTTGCGAAATGGATGAAGTTGCGAAAGATCGCAAACCATGCCTTCCATGGAGAGAGCTTGAAA AGTATGATTCCAACCATGGTCGCGTGTACTGAGATCATGTTAGAAAGGTGGAAAAATCATGAGGGCAAAGAGATTGAGGTGTTCGAAGAACTTAGGTTGTTTACTTCAGAAGTGATTGCAAAAACAGCATTTGGAAGCAACCATGGTGAAGGACAAAACATTTTTGAGATGTTGATGAAGTTGTTTTTCATAGCattgaaaaacattttcacaATCCGGCCTCCCGGTATGATGAG TAAATTGTATAAAACAAGTGATGAGGCTGAAGCAGAGAGAATTGAGAAAAGAATGCACAAGTCCCTATTTGAGATTATtaagagaagagaagaaaaggcAACGACGGGAAACAATGACGGCTTTGGAAGTGATTATCTTGGATTACTTTTGAAGGCTCATCATGATGCCAATGAGAAGGAGAGGATATCCGTGGATGATATGATCGACGAGTGCAAGACGTTTTACTTTGCTGGACAAGAAACCACTAATATTGAGCTTGCTTGGATTGTCTTCCTTCTGGCAGTCCATACTGATTGGCAAGAGGAAGCAAGAAAGGAGGTTCTTGAATTATTTGGTAAACAAAATCCGAGTCCTGAGGGCATTGCCAAACTAAAAACA ATGAGTATGATCATCAACGAGTCTCTAAGGCTATATCCTCCTGCTGTTTCCATTGAGAGGAAAGTTGATAGGGAGGTTAGATTGGGAAATTTCATTATTCCGGCTAATGTTGAACTGGTCATCCCAATTCTAGCGATCCACCATGAGCCTGAATTTTGGGGGCAAGACGCGCAACTGTTCAAACCCGAACGCTTCGCACGAGGAGTTGCTAAAGCTACTAACAGTAACATAGCCACATACATACCCTTTGGAATGGGACCTCGGACTTGTGTGGGTATGGATTTTGCAATCATTGAAGTGAAGATTGCTCTGTCAATGATTTTACAACGCTACAGCTTCACTCTTTCCCCTGCATATGTCCACTCGCACGTTCGGTTCATACTTCGCCCACAACATGGAGTTCAAATCATTCTACACCCTCTTGTGAACTGCCCATAA
- the LOC137737629 gene encoding cytochrome P450 CYP749A22-like, with protein sequence MSWFGDPNVILSISLCLFLLLLVLIKEFYKLWWIPIRVQNRMTSQGIKGPSYRFIHGNNKEVASMRKEAMSRPKSLSHDVFSIVLPQMHSWTKIYGKNFLYWYGHQPRLVVTETELCKEILMNKNGAYQKSKALGSVEKLLGDGLVTTNDGEKWSKLRKLANHAFNGESLKSMHSEMIASTETMLERWKIHEGEEVEVFEEFRLLTSEVISRTAFGSSYVEGKNIFDMLLKSSALSFSSSFKPGFPGIRKFVKSSSEIEFQKLEKGIRDSVMEIIKRRERNPINREANKFGSDFLGQLLKAHHDTNDNQRISMEDLVDECKTFYLAGHESTGTMLAWTVFLLALHPEWQEKARKEVQQFIGKRTPDPNGISNLKTMTMIVNESLRLYPPVLSVVDRKVDKETRLGRLVLPANLHLMIPISPLHYDPQLWGQDVQLFKPERFSEGVAKATNDNIAAFLPFGMGPRVCAGSNFATTEAKIALSMILQRYTFTLSPTYTHSPSVFITVRPQHGVQIMLHAL encoded by the exons ATGAGTTGGTTTGGAGATCCAAACGTCATTCTTTCAATCTCTCTGTGTCTGTTTTTGCTTCTCTTGGTTCTCATCAAGGAGTTTTACAAACTATGGTGGATTCCGATTCGAGTTCAGAATCGGATGACCTCGCAGGGAATCAAAGGCCCGTCTTACAGATTTATCCACGGAAACAACAAAGAAGTTGCCAGCATGAGAAAGGAAGCCATGAGCAGGCCCAAAAGTTTGTCACATGATGTATTTTCCATTGTTCTACCTCAGATGCACTCATGGACCAAGATATATG GGAAGAATTTTCTCTACTGGTATGGTCATCAACCTCGGTTGGTCGTTACGGAAACTGAACTGTGCAAAGAGATACTGATGAACAAAAATGGAGCTTATCAGAAAAGCAAGGCCCTAGGCAGTGTAGAGAAGCTGTTAGGAGATGGTCTCGTGACAACAAATGATGGTGAAAAATGGTCGAAACTGCGAAAGCTGGCCAACCATGCCTTCAATGGAGAGAGCTTAAAA AGTATGCATTCGGAGATGATAGCTAGTACTGAGACAATGCTAGAAAGGTGGAAAATTCATGAAGGCGAGGAGGTTGAGGTGTTTGAAGAATTTCGGTTGTTAACTTCAGAAGTGATTTCAAGGACAGCTTTTGGTAGCAGCTACGTAGAAGGGAAGAACATTTTTGACATGTTATTGAAGTCATCTGCCTTATCATTTTCAAGTTCATTCAAACCCGGGTTTCCTGGCATCAG GAAGTTTGTTAAAAGCAGCagtgagattgaatttcagaagcTTGAGAAAGGAATAAGGGACTCCGTAATGGAGATTattaaaagaagagaaaggaacCCAATAAATCGAGAAGCAAACAAATTTGGGAGTGATTTCCTTGGACAACTTTTAAAGGCTCATCACGATACCAATGACAACCAAAGGATTTCAATGGAAGATTTGGTTGACGAGTGCAAAACATTTTACTTGGCTGGACACGAAAGTACTGGCACAATGCTAGCTTGGACAGTCTTTCTTTTGGCACTCCATCCGGAATGGCAGGAGAAAGCAAGAAAGGAGGTCCAGCAATTTATCGGCAAACGAACTCCAGATCCCAATGGCATTTCCAATCTCAAAACT ATGACTATGATCGTGAACGAGTCTCTGAGGTTGTATCCTCCTGTTCTTTCCGTTGTCGATAGGAAAGTTGACAAGGAAACTAGGCTGGGAAGGCTTGTTCTTCCTGCTAACCTCCACTTGATGATCCCAATTTCACCACTTCACTATGATCCTCAGCTGTGGGGACAGGACGTGCAACTTTTCAAACCAGAGCGGTTCTCAGAAGGAGTTGCTAAAGCTACTAATGATAACATCGCCGCATTCTTACCCTTTGGAATGGGACCTCGAGTTTGTGCAGGCTCAAACTTTGCCACCACTGAAGCAAAGATTGCCCTTTCAATGATTCTACAACGCTACACATTCACTCTTTCCCCGACCTATACTCACTCGCCCTCTGTATTCATTACAGTCCGTCCACAACACGGAGTTCAAATAATGCTACACGCACTGTGA
- the LOC137736464 gene encoding cytochrome P450 CYP749A22-like, which yields MSCLGPVVIFSSILCLFILLALIKAFHKLWWTPTRIQKRMAFQGIKGPSYRFFHGNTKEIMSMKMETMGRPGDLSVNVFSAVQPHIHTWTKIYGKIYLQWHGSQAQLVVMEPELCKEILHNKDGAYPKRKLQGFVKKLVGDSMGTSTTEGGKWGKLKKLANHAFHGGSLKSMIPAMIASAEMMLEEWKNHEGKEIEVYEQFRLFTSEVISRTAFGSSYVEGKNFFDNLTKLSSLLVKNSLTVRFPGISKFFKTQDEIESEKFDKAMRDSITEIIKKREKKAMAGEENFGSDYLGLLVKAHLDTNDSQKIWVDDLVNECKTFYFAGQETTNGVLAWIVFLLALHTDWQVKARKEVLQLFGKQNPTHDDIAKLKTMSMIINEALRLYPPVLNIDRRVKREVKLGKYIVPANVELIIPCLALHHETEFWGQDAQLFKPNRFSEGVSKSTIDNIPAFLPFGMGPRSCVGLNFAANEAKIVLSMILQRYRFTLSPGYVHSPCDYLSIRPQHGIQVILHAL from the exons ATGAGTTGTTTGGGTCCAGTAGTCATTTTTTCTAGCATTCTGTGTCTGTTCATTCTCTTAGCTCTCATCAAGGCCTTTCACAAACTATGGTGGACTCCAACTCGGATACAGAAACGTATGGCTTTTCAGGGAATCAAGGGTCCTTCTTACAGATTTTTCCATGGAAACACCAAAGAAATCATGAGCATGAAAATGGAAACTATGGGCAGGCCCGGAGACTTATCTGTGAACGTATTTTCTGCAGTTCAACCTCATATTCACACATGGACCAAGATATATG GGAAGATTTATCTTCAATGGCATGGTTCTCAAGCTCAGTTGGTCGTTATGGAACCCGAGTTGTGCAAGGAGATACTACATAACAAAGATGGAGCTTATCCAAAAAGGAAGCTCCAAGGCTTTGTCAAGAAGCTAGTAGGAGATAGCATGGGGACAAGTACAACTGAGGGGGGGAAATGGGGGAAACTGAAAAAGCTGGCCAACCATGCCTTTCATGGAGGAAGCTTAAAA AGTATGATCCCAGCAATGATAGCTAGTGCCGAGATGATGTTAGAAGAGTGGAAAAATCATGAAGGAAAAGAGATTGAAGTTTATGAACAATTTAGGTTGTTCACTTCAGAAGTGATTTCCAGGACGGCATTTGGCAGCAGTTACGTAGAAGGAAAGAACTTTTTTGACAATTTGACGAAGTTATCATCTTTATTAGTCAAAAATTCTTTAACAGTCAGGTTTCCAGGCATCAG taaattttttaaaacacaAGATGAGATTGAGTCAGAGAAGTTTGACAAAGCAATGCGCGATTCCATAACAGAGATTattaagaaaagagaaaagaaggcaATGGCGGGCGAAGAAAACTTTGGGAGTGATTATCTTGGATTACTTGTAAAGGCTCATCTAGATACCAATGATAGCCAGAAGATTTGGGTGGATGATTTGGTTAATGAGTGCAAGACGTTTTACTTTGCCGGACAAGAAACCACTAATGGTGTGCTTGCTTGGATTGTCTTTCTCCTGGCACTTCATACAGATTGGCAAGTGAAAGCAAGAAAGGAAGTCCTACAATTATTCGGAAAACAAAATCCGACTCACGATGACATTGCCAAGCTAAAAACA ATGAGTATGATCATCAATGAGGCTCTGAGGTTATATCCTCCTGTTCTTAACATTGATAGGAGAGTTAAAAGGGAAGTTAAACTGGGAAAGTATATTGTTCCTGCTAATGTTGAATTGATCATCCCATGTCTAGCACTTCACCATGAGACTGAATTCTGGGGGCAAGATGCGCAACTTTTTAAACCAAATCGATTCTCGGAAGGTGTTTCTAAATCTACCATTGATAATATACCCGCATTTTTACCCTTTGGAATGGGACCTCGAAGTTGTGTTGGTTTAAACTTTGCGGCCAATGAAGCAAAGATTGTTCTGTCGATGATTCTACAACGCTACCGCTTTACCCTTTCCCCGGGTTACGTCCACTCACCCTGTGATTATCTTTCAATTCGTCCACAACATGGAATTCAAGTTATTCTACACGCACTGTGA
- the LOC137736335 gene encoding cytochrome P450 CYP749A22-like has product MVKPLNGQLSAGKNFLQWYGVQPQMIIAEPELCKESSETMVQRWKTYEGKEIEVNEEFRFFTSEVISRTAFGSSFLEGRDIFEILRELTSLIFRNTFKLRLPGISMFYKTSDEIKSEKLEKGIHDIITEIVRKREKTAMTGEADGFGSDYLGILLKAHHDANEKQRISVDDLVDECKTFYFAGQETTNSLLAWTVFLLALHTDWQEDARKKVLELFGKDETPDSDGLNKLKTMGMIINESLRLYPPVVSLTRESLKEVRLGQVVVPANVELHVTNLALHHEPKYWGKDVQLFKPERFSEGVAKATNNNAVAFMPFGMGPRTCVSMNFAVIGAKIALSMILQRYSFTLSPGYVHSPIQFLTVCPQHGVQVILHPV; this is encoded by the exons ATGGTAAAACCATTGAATGGTCAGCTGTCAGCTG GGAAGAATTTTCTTCAGTGGTATGGTGTTCAACCACAAATGATCATTGCGGAACCCGAGTTGTGCAAAGAG AGTTCTGAGACAATGGTACAAAGGTGGAAAACTTATGAAGGCAAGGAGATTGAGGTGAATGAAGAATTTAGGTTTTTCACCTCAGAAGTGATTTCTAGGACAGCATTTGGCAGCAGCTTCTTAGAAGGAAGGGACATTTTTGAAATCTTGAGGGAGTTAACCTCCTTAATATTCAGAAATACTTTCAAACTCAGGCTCCCTGGCATCAG TATGTTCTATAAAACCAGTGATGAGATAAAATCAGAGAAGCTCGAGAAGGGAATACACGACATCATAACAGAGATTGTTCGGAAAAGAGAAAAGACGGCAATGACTGGAGAAGCAGACGGTTTTGGAAGTGATTATCTTGGAATCCTTTTAAAGGCTCATCATGATGCCAACGAGAAGCAGCGGATTTCAGTGGACGATTTAGTCGACGAGTGCAAGACGTTTTACTTTGCTGGACAAGAAACCACTAACTCTTTGCTCGCTTGGACCGTCTTTCTTCTGGCTCTTCATACAGATTGGCAAGAGGATGCTAGAAAGAAGGTGCTAGAATTGTTTGGTAAAGATGAAACTCCAGACTCAGATGGCCTCAACAAACTAAAAACG ATGGGTATGATCATCAATGAGTCTCTAAGGTTATATCCTCCTGTTGTGTCCCTTACTAGGGAATCTCTAAAGGAAGTTAGACTAGGACAGGTCGTTGTTCCAGCTAATGTTGAGTTGCACGTCACAAATCTGGCACTTCACCATGAACCTAAATATTGGGGAAAAGACGTGCAACTTTTCAAACCGGAGAGATTCTCAGAAGGGGTTGCGAAAGCTACTAACAACAACGCAGTCGCATTCATGCCCTTTGGAATGGGACCTCGAACTTGTGTGAGCATGAACTTCGCAGTCATTGGAGCAAAGATTGCTTTGTCGATGATTCTGCAACGCTACAGTTTCACTCTTTCCCCGGGTTATGTGCACTCTCCCATTCAGTTTCTGACAGTTTGCCCGCAACATGGAGTTCAAGTGATCCTACACCCAGTGTGA
- the LOC137737223 gene encoding uncharacterized protein has translation MRRRGPSREFSELRSCSGKKTVESCKAKRDADKFVFIDLECEDVIDIDYLESLQAKSRGSSTLRKDREFKSSSFIYIDDDEDNIASPVITVEDVGDLDSDATSSKSSFLGSRKSSVTSDGDECRGVQEKVSPVKGSRCKQTHSGGAPSRNCYGFGFESESCSSDSDYSDCELIEDSYGKLHQHWEKVSQKRKHVVHNGQSGSDGQFSGSGSHSETHANAEAENRAAPGDVPVCSSSKNGNYEKENLPDFMGTHDGNTEGSSLDPQMDGPFVESNQNAAKEDPLIYEWQGFQTDGMAGLWNEGEQTPEEHPLSSELGGKRPKHPGTCFMDNGQFGGETNDDQRKATVLNKEESVGKNQLCDEMPSDNDRVERRGKVDEFHDAPSSSEEKDNAVSGQQFDEMQMDSGRAPSEDKLGAVHKKTYSQDKASANFEEVSLGNTSCQGTSYQGGFDSARGKESCDLRDRLPAEDGYVSPVQRDTAIVGSDIITDREKHKETAEYKRAIEEEMESRKRVLQIQAEEAQRLRKRRKAESMRLLDMQRRQKQRVEEVRETQKKDEENLNLKDQLRAEVRKELKRLELTCIDMASLLRGLGIQVGADFRPLPNEVHAAYKRALLKFHPDRASRSDIRQQVEAEEKFKLISRMKEKLLPTSCY, from the exons ATGAGAAGGAGAGGGCCATCAAGAGAATTTTCTGAACTTAGAAGTTGTTCTGGGAAGAAAACTGTTGAAAGTTGCAAGGCTAAAAGGGATGCTGATAAATTTGTGTTCATTGATCTTGAGTGTGAAGATGTCATCGACATCGATTATCTTGAGTCTTTGCAGGCAAAGTCACGAGGTTCCAGTACATTGAGAAAAGACAGAGAATTTAAGTCTAGTAGTTTCATATATATagatgatgatgaagataaTATTGCAAGTCCTGTAATCACTGTTGAGGATGTTGGGGACCTTGATAGTGATGCCACCTCAAGCAAAAGTTCTTTTCTTGGTTCTAGGAAGAGTTCTGTAACCTCAGATGGTGATGAATGTCGGGGTGTCCAGGAAAAGGTTTCTCCAGTAAAGGGGTCAAGGTGCAAGCAAACCCACTCTGGTGGAGCTCCTAGCAGGAATTGTTATGGTTTCGGTTTTGAATCTGAGAGTTGTTCATCTGATAGTGATTATTCTGATTGCGAGCTAATAGAAGATTCTTATGGGAAGCTTCATCAACATTGGGAAAAAGTTTCCCAAAAGAGAAAACATGTTGTTCATAATGGCCAGTCTGGTTCAGATGGTCAATTTAGTGGATCTGGATCTCATAGTGAAACCCATGCTAATGCTGAAGCAGAGAATAGGGCAGCACCTGGAGATGTCCCTGTTTGTTCAAGTTCAAAAAATGGAAATTATGAAAAGGAAAACCTTCCAGACTTTATGGGTACTCATGATGGCAACACTGAGGGTAGTTCTTTGGATCCCCAAATGGATGGTCCTTTTGTTGAATCCAATCAGAATGCCGCTAAAGAAGATCCTCTTATTTATGAGTGGCAGGGTTTCCAAACTGATGGCATGGCTGGTTTATGGAATGAAGGAGAACAAACTCCTGAAGAGCATCCCTTGTCATCAGAACTAGGCGGTAAACGACCTAAACATCCAGGGACTTGTTTTATGGATAACGGGCAATTTGGGGGTGAAACCAATGATGATCAAAGAAAAGCTACTGTTTTGAATAAGGAAGAATCTGTTGGCAAGAACCAACTTTGTGATGAAATGCCTAGTGACAACGATAGAGTTGAACGAAGGGGCAAGGTTGATGAATTTCATGATGCTCCTTCTAGTTCTGAGGAAAAAGATAATGCAGTTTCTGGTCAACAATTTGATGAAATGCAGATGGATAGTGGGCGTGCTCCTTCCGAAGACAAACTTGGCGCTGTTCATAAAAAAACTTATTCCCAGGATAAAGCTAGTGCTAACTTTGAGGAAGTATCTTTGGGCAACACCTCATGTCAGGGAACTAGTTATCAGGGGGGATTTGATTCAGCAAGAGGGAAAGAATCATGTGATTTGAGGGATCGGTTACCTGCCGAGGATGGCTATGTGAGTCCTGTTCAAAGAGATACAGCCATTGTTGGAAGTGATATAATCACTGATCGAGAAAAGCACAAGGAGACTGCTGAATACAAGCGagcaatagaagaagaaatggaatCCAGGAAGCGAGTCTTACAAATTCAG GCAGAAGAGGCACAAAGATTACGGAAAAGGAGAAAGGCAGAAAGCATGCGTTTATTGGATATGCAGAGAAGGCAAAAGCAACGTGTGGAAGAAGTAAGAGAGACGCAAAAGAAG GatgaagaaaatttaaatttgaaagacCAACTTCGTGCTGAAGTAAGGAAGGAGCTTAAAAGATTGGAATTGACATGCATAGATATGGCTTCTTTGCTTCGTGGCTTAGGCATACAAGTGGGGGCTGATTTCCGTCCTTTGCCCAATGAG GTGCATGCAGCGTATAAACGGGCACTGCTCAAATTTCACCCAGACCGGGCATCAAGAAGTGACATACGCCAGCAAGTTGAAGCTGAGGAGAAGTTTAAGCTTATATCACGCATGAAGGAAAAACTTCTACCGACTTCATGTTACTGA
- the LOC137737587 gene encoding ACT domain-containing protein ACR4-like codes for MQVNMSFSHDMDDEYEKLIRRMNPPRVVIDNEACKNATVIRVDSANKHGILLEVVQVLTDLDLIVTKAYISSDGGWFMDVFNVTDQDGNKVADEEVLEYIHKSLGPEARFASSMRSVGVKQSMDSTVIELTGSDRPGLLSEVSAVLTNLKCNVVSAEVWTHNTRAASVMRVTDEETGLAITDSQRLARIKELLCNVLKGSNKTRGARTVVSHAVTHTDRRLHQMMFADRDYERVDDDVLDDKQRPDVSVVNLHDKDYSVVTIRSKDRPKLLFDTVCTLTDMQYVVFHASIDAEGPEAYQEYYIKHVDGSPVKSDAERQRVIQCLEAAIERRVSEDLKLELCTTDRVGLLSDVTRIFRENSLTVTRAEVATKAGKAVNTFYVRDASGYPVDSKTIESIRQAIGQTILKVKGNTEDAKTGSEESPTRFLFGGLFKSRSFVNFKLIRSYP; via the exons GGTTGTAATCGATAACGAAGCCTGCAAGAATGCAACGGTGATAAGG GTGGATAGTGCAAACAAACATGGAATACTTCTGGAAGTTGTACAAGTACTTACTGATCTCGACCTTATCGTCACGAAAGCTTACATATCTTCGGATGGTGGCTGGTTCATGGATG TTTTTAATGTCACTGATCAAGATGGAAACAAGGTTGCAGATGAGGAGGTTTTGGAGTATATTCATAAG TCTCTTGGTCCGGAGGCACGCTTTGCATCTTCGATGAGATCTGTTGGTGTGAAACAATCAATGGACAGTACTGTAATTGAGCTCACTGGAAGCGACAGACCGGGATTACTCTCCGAAGTGAGCGCTGTCCTAACCAATCTCAAGTGCAATGTAGTGAGCGCGGAAGTCTGGACGCACAACACAAGGGCTGCATCTGTGATGCGCGTCACCGATGAGGAGACGGGATTGGCAATTACCGACTCTCAGAGGTTGGCTAGGATTAAGGAATTATTATGCAATGTGCTAAAAGGCAGCAACAAAACCAGAGGAGCAAGGACTGTTGTCTCTCACGCTGTTACGCACACTGATAGGAGGCTTCACCAAATGATGTTTGCAGATAGGGATTACGAACGAGTTGATGATGATGTCTTGGATGACAAGCAAAGACCGGATGTGAGTGTTGTTAATTTGCATGACAAAGACTACTCGGTGGTCACTATTCGGAGCAAAGACAGGCCAAAGCTTCTCTTCGACACGGTTTGCACTTTGACAGACATGCAATATGTGGTTTTTCATGCTAGTATTGATGCTGAGGGTCCGGAAGCTTATCAG GAATACTATATCAAACATGTAGATGGATCCCCTGTGAAATCAGATGCAGAGAGACAAAGAGTGATACAATGTCTCGAAGCGGCTATTGAGAGAAGAGTATCTGAG GACTTGAAGCTAGAACTCTGCACTACTGACAGAGTAGGGCTGCTATCTGATGTCACTCGGATCTTTCGAGAGAACAGCCTCACCGTAACAAGAGCAGAAGTTGCAACGAAAGCAGGCAAAGCCGTGAATACATTTTATGTTCGCGATGCATCAGGCTATCCGGTTGACTCCAAGACCATAGAGTCCATCCGGCAAGCAATCGGGCAGACTATACTCAAAGTAAAAGGCAACACTGAAGACGCAAAAACTGGTTCTGAGGAATCTCCAACAAGGTTCCTCTTTGGCGGTCTCTTCAAGTCCAGATCTTTCGTCAACTTCAAGCTGATCAGATCGTATCCTTGA